The sequence below is a genomic window from Betaproteobacteria bacterium.
AAGGATCTCTTCTTCATCCATGAATACCGGCGTGACCCGGTAGATAAAGTCCCGGTCGAGCTCGGCGTTCCTGGGGAAGTGCACCCAGCGGAACTTCTGGATGGGAGAGAGCCGTGTCGTCAATCTGTTGGGATTCACCTCGCGATCGCGGCCGGGAAAGCAGATGCGATTCTTCAGCGCGTAGAACTTGTCGCCACCCGGCTCTTTGTACTCGATGGCGAAGCCCACGAAATCTCGCGGAGGCTTCCCCTTCTTCCAGTTCATCGCAAGAAGCTCTATGCGGCCGAAGTGGCCAAGTGGACGAAGGTGATACGAGAGGCGGGAATTAAACGTTGATCCTGCAGGAATGCCGCAGTGCGGCGTCGGCCTACCGTCTCCACCGCGGTTTGCGCTTTCGTGGTAGGTGCGGCCGGCATTTCTCGGTCGTTCCTGAATAGCTAGGCGTCCGGGTCGGTCGAAGTGGGTTTGCGCTGGCGCGCGACGAACGCGGCCAGCCGTTCGTTCGCAGCGCGCGCGTGGAATGTTGCGCTGAAGGCATCGATGCTCGCCTGGATGCCGACGGCCGGTGCCGTTTCGAGCCAGGTTTCGATCAGTCGCTTCTGGGAGCGGATCGCGGCCGGATCGGCGCGCAGAATATCCTCGGCCCAGAGTTGCAGCATCGCGTCGAGCTCGTTTGCCGGTGCAAGCCCCTGCAGGTAACCGATGCGATACGCTTCTTGCGCGTCGACGAGATGGCCGCGATAGAGCAGCTCGCGGGTCTTGCCCCAGCCGATGAGCGTCGGCAGCAGGCGCGCTTCGATCACCGACGGCAATCCGACCTGCACTTCGGGCATGCCGTAGCGGCTGTCTTCGGCGCCGATGCGCAGATCGCAGGCTGCAGCAAGCTCCATCCCGCCGCCGAGGCAGTAGCCTTCGATGCGAGCGATGCACGGCACCGGCAACGTGCGCAAGCCGTGACAGGCCTGGTGCAGCAAGGTGATGAACTCGCGCGCGCTATCGGCATCGAAGCGCGCCATCTCCGCGATGTCGACGCCGCCCTGGAAGGAGCCGCCGTGCGGGCCGGAAAGCACCACCAGGCGCAGACTCGCGTCCTGGCGCAACGCTTCCAGCTCGCGCACCAAGGTGCGCACCAGCGCGCTCCCCATCACGTTGACCGACTTGTCGCCGTTGAGCGTGAGCGTCGCGATGCCGCCGTCGTGACGAACGTCGATCGGCGCGCCTCGACTCATGCCCGCGTTCGCTCGAAGTGCGTCGCCTTCACCGCGATTGCGCGCCTGAGGGACGGCTCAGGCGAGCGCCGGTTCCACCACGGTGGGCGCCTCGGCCTTGAGCGTCGTGCGGCGCATGTCGCGCGGTTCATCGGCGGGAAAGGGCCGGGCGCGGTGCATCGTCTGGCGGTTGTCCCACATCACCAGGTCGTGCACCTGCCATTGGTGCGAGTAGACGAACTCGCGCTGGGTGGCATGCTCGGTGAGATCGCGCAGCAGCAAGCGCGCTTCGGGCAGCTGCCAGCCGACGATCTTGCCGGCATGCGAGGAGAGATAGATCGATTTGCGGCCGGTTCGAGGCAGCGTGCGCACCAGGCGCTGCCGCACCGGCTTGAAGCGTTCGCGCTCTTCCGGCGTGAATTCGGTGAAGCCGATCGATTCGCGCGAGTAGAGCTGCGAATGCTCGCACACAAGGTCTTCGATCAGCACCTTGATCTCGGCGTCGAGCGCTTCATAAGCCGCGCCCATGTGCGCGAACTCGGTGTTGCCGCCCTTGGACGGAATGCTCAGCGCGCGCAGCAGCGAGTATTTGGCGGGAATCGTCTTGAACGACGAATCGGAATGCCATAGCCGGTTGCCGATCGCGAACAGGCGCCGCCGGTCATTCGCGCCGAACGGTTGATGATTGCCGTCCAGGTTCGACACGTCGGCGAACGTGGTCGGCAGGCGGAAATCGGCCGCGTTGCGCAGGCTCGAGCCGCGCGCATCCTCCATGTCGCCGAGCGAGCGGGTGAAGGCGAGATGTTGCTCGTTGGTGAGCGCCTGGCCGCGAAATACGAGCACGGCATGGCGGTCCATGCCCTCGTGGATCGCCTCGGCCTGTTGTTGTGTGAGTGCCGTGCGCAGGTCGATGCCTTCGACGTCGGCGCCGATGCAGGGCGTGAGGCTGCGAAAACGAAGCGTCATGCCGTCCTCCTGTGGCGGAATGCGACATGCTACACCGGCTTGAGAAAAAAGGGGCCAGGCTCGAATTGGCGGTGGCCTGCTGACTTTATGCTGTCCGAGGAATTCGAGCCTCGGCCCCTTTTTTGTTGGTCGTCTACTGTGCGAACAGCGCCGGGCGCCCCGACAGGCGCAGCTTGCCGAGCAGGCCGTTCATGATGCGGTCGAACAGCGAGTCCTCCGGTGGCTCGTCCATCTTGACCGCCTGGCCGGCGAGAAAGCGCCGGCCGATCTCGGCGCGGCTGCAC
It includes:
- a CDS encoding enoyl-CoA hydratase (Catalyzes the reversible hydration of unsaturated fatty acyl-CoA to beta-hydroxyacyl-CoA); translated protein: MSRGAPIDVRHDGGIATLTLNGDKSVNVMGSALVRTLVRELEALRQDASLRLVVLSGPHGGSFQGGVDIAEMARFDADSAREFITLLHQACHGLRTLPVPCIARIEGYCLGGGMELAAACDLRIGAEDSRYGMPEVQVGLPSVIEARLLPTLIGWGKTRELLYRGHLVDAQEAYRIGYLQGLAPANELDAMLQLWAEDILRADPAAIRSQKRLIETWLETAPAVGIQASIDAFSATFHARAANERLAAFVARQRKPTSTDPDA
- a CDS encoding TauD/TfdA family dioxygenase — its product is MTLRFRSLTPCIGADVEGIDLRTALTQQQAEAIHEGMDRHAVLVFRGQALTNEQHLAFTRSLGDMEDARGSSLRNAADFRLPTTFADVSNLDGNHQPFGANDRRRLFAIGNRLWHSDSSFKTIPAKYSLLRALSIPSKGGNTEFAHMGAAYEALDAEIKVLIEDLVCEHSQLYSRESIGFTEFTPEERERFKPVRQRLVRTLPRTGRKSIYLSSHAGKIVGWQLPEARLLLRDLTEHATQREFVYSHQWQVHDLVMWDNRQTMHRARPFPADEPRDMRRTTLKAEAPTVVEPALA